GAAAACCTAGCAGACCTAGCTTCGTCTCTGGAGCTGAGAGATTACCTCTACCTGGGAGAAGGCGAGGAGAAAAGTGGAGGACGTCATAGACCCAGGAATCTCGCCTGTGTCTTCGAGGCAGTGATAGGCGCTGTACTAATGGATCAAGGGGTTGAGACCACCAAGAATCTGATTTTGAGGCTTTTTGATAATGGCCTGCGGCAGGCGATAGAAGAAGGAATAGACACCGATCATAAATCGCGATTGCAGGAGCTTGTTCAGGCCAAGAAGCAGGAGAGGCCAACCTATCGGCTGGTGCGAGAGGAAGGCCCGGACCATGATAGGAGGTTCTGGGTGGAGGTGGTAATAGATGGCAAAGTGCTGGGTCGAGGGTATGGCAAGAGCAAACAATTAGCCGAGAAGGATGCGGCCCGAGAAGCACTGGAACGGTGGGGATAGAAACCATCCCCGCACCGGACAGCGCTCCTTGACAGACGGAATCGGGACAGGAGGTAAGTAGAATGTCTTTCAGAGCACAGATTATCCTGGCAGTTGTTCTCTCGGTGGCCATGGTTGTAACCGGTTTCTTGCCCCAAATGGCGCAGGCCCACAGGGTTGGTGAAGCTGTCGCACGGGTGGAAGCAATACTAGCTTCAATCAACCAGCCCTACAGCGGCCTGGATATAGATGCTCTAATCGCCGCTTCGCCGGAATGCGCCAAGGAAGGTCTTCTCCTGGTTACGCGGAAGAATACCTGGACGACTCACCCCGCCAGTCACGATGAGTTGGTGAAATGCCTGGAGGAGTCATATAGAGAGGACGGCTGGTCGGGGGCCAGCGTGGTCAGCCAGGTCTACCAGAATGGGAATATCCATGGCAGTGACGACAACTACATCTCTTACTATGAAGCCTTTTTCTATGCCGGCACCGCGGGCACCTGGCAATTTGCCACCGACTCTAACGCTGCCTCGGAGATAGAGATTGATGGGCATATAGTCGCCTCCTGGTACGGGGAGCATACCGTCTCAGGAGACTGGAGTCACAATGGCAGCATTGCACTGGCTGTTGGCTGGCATC
This sequence is a window from Chloroflexota bacterium. Protein-coding genes within it:
- the rnc gene encoding ribonuclease III, with the translated sequence MSDWAKLQDELSIHFKDLSLLQQAFVHRSYVSENPHFALESNERLEFLGDAFLGFVIAESLYQQFGELSEGEMTKLRAAMVCQENLADLASSLELRDYLYLGEGEEKSGGRHRPRNLACVFEAVIGAVLMDQGVETTKNLILRLFDNGLRQAIEEGIDTDHKSRLQELVQAKKQERPTYRLVREEGPDHDRRFWVEVVIDGKVLGRGYGKSKQLAEKDAAREALERWG